A genomic region of Homalodisca vitripennis isolate AUS2020 chromosome 5, UT_GWSS_2.1, whole genome shotgun sequence contains the following coding sequences:
- the LOC124363870 gene encoding tachykinin-like peptides receptor 86C isoform X1 gives MGEVDFAKLYNCTALLLDKDPFVNVSSVWVLNRSQVLGVLGPVFDDYDDSLSSDRRGVLKDFLTDCLYPLLQRPNDLAWWQKAVWSSVFAVMLLVATGGNTIVMWIVLAHRRMRTVTNYFLVNLSVSDLMMSLLNCIFNFIFMLNSHWPFGSFYCTVNNFVANVTVAASVFTLVAISIDRYMAIVRPLQHRMSRCTARAAVAVIWTASALLAVPCLLYSRIMVKRYRNGQTRTVCYMLWPDGRYPFSMAEYVYNLVFLSLTYLVPVVAMAVCYTLMGRELWGSRSIGEQTQRQLDAIKSKRKVVRMFIIVVAIFALCWLPYHGYFIYAYHNNSVAASKYVQHMYLSFYWLAMSNAMVNPIIYYWMNNRFRVYFRQIICQCCCLRPNFKQDLELPTVKHGSQSEVIGRSRSGKRRRSPPEVSVYTMATEYTRDASETPGSEVSSDTAHDRVQGAHLPRSPCQWQLSMQLARNSPAAPPRATSFKY, from the exons ATGGGTGAGGTGGACTTCGCCAAGCTCTACAACTGTACGGCTCTCCTGCTCGACAAGGATCCCTTCGTGAACGTCAGCTCGGTGTGGGTGCTGAACCGCAGCCAGGTCCTGGGCGTACTCGGGCCGGTGTTTGACGACTACGACGATTCTCTCAGCTCTGACCGCAGGGGTGTCCTCAAGGACTTCCTCACTGACTGCCTGTACCCGTTATTGCAGCGACCCAACGACCTCGCCTGGTGGCAGAAGGCTGTCTGGTCTTCAGTGTTCGCCGTCATGCTGCTAGTTGCCACCGGTGGGAACACGATTGTCATGTGGATAGTTTTGG CACACAGACGCATGCGGACAGTGACTAACTACTTCCTGGTGAACTTGAGTGTATCAGACCTCATGATGTCACTGTTGAACTGTATCTTCAACTTTATCTTCATGCTCAACTCACATTGGCCCTTTGGTTCATTTTACTGCACCGTCAATAACTTCGTAGCCAATGTGACAGTCGCCGCTTCCGTCTTCACCTTGGTAGCAATCTCCATAGACAG GTACATGGCTATTGTAAGACCACTACAGCATCGTATGTCGCGATGTACAGCTCGTGCCGCTGTAGCTGTAATTTGGACCGCCAGTGCGCTACTGGCTGTTCCTTGTCTTCTCTACTCCAGGATAATGGTGAAGag GTACAGGAATGGTCAAACTCGGACCGTATGCTATATGTTGTGGCCTGACGGAAGATACCCCTTCTCAATGGCTGAATATGT ATATAACCTAGTGTTCCTAAGCCTGACGTACCTGGTGCCAGTGGTAGCGATGGCGGTGTGCTATACGTTGATGGGTCGCGAGCTTTGGGGCAGCCGTTCCATCGGGGAGCAGACCCAACGTCAACTGGACGCCATCAAGTCCAAGAGAAAA GTGGTGCGAATGTTCATAATAGTGGTGGCAATATTCGCACTATGCTGGCTTCCATACCACGGCTACTTCATTTACGCATACCACAACAATTCCGTAGCCGCAAGCAAATATGTGCAGCACATGTACCTGTCCTTCTACTGGCTGGCGATGAGCAACGCCATGGTTAACCCCATCATATACTACTGGATGAACAATAG GTTCCGCGTGTACTTCAGGCAGATCATCTGCCAGTGCTGCTGCCTGCGCCCAAACTTCAAACAAGACCTGGAGCTGCCAACGGTCAAACACGGCAGTCAGAGTGAAGTCATTGGTCGGTCAAGATCCGGTAAGCGTCGCCG GTCGCCTCCAGAGGTCAGTGTCTACACAATGGCGACGGAGTACACAAGAGATGCGTCTGAGACACCTGGGAGCGAAGTCTCATCTGATACTGCACACGACCGTGTTCAAGGAGCCCATCTGCCCCGATCCCCGTGTCAATGGCAACTCAGTATGCAGCTAGCAAGAAACTCGCCTGCCGCCCCTCCTCGAGCGACCAGTTTCAAGTACTAG
- the LOC124363870 gene encoding tachykinin-like peptides receptor 86C isoform X2 → MGEVDFAKLYNCTALLLDKDPFVNVSSVWVLNRSQVLGVLGPVFDDYDDSLSSDRRGVLKDFLTDCLYPLLQRPNDLAWWQKAVWSSVFAVMLLVATGGNTIVMWIVLAHRRMRTVTNYFLVNLSVSDLMMSLLNCIFNFIFMLNSHWPFGSFYCTVNNFVANVTVAASVFTLVAISIDRYMAIVRPLQHRMSRCTARAAVAVIWTASALLAVPCLLYSRIMVKRYRNGQTRTVCYMLWPDGRYPFSMAEYVYNLVFLSLTYLVPVVAMAVCYTLMGRELWGSRSIGEQTQRQLDAIKSKRKVVRMFIIVVAIFALCWLPYHGYFIYAYHNNSVAASKYVQHMYLSFYWLAMSNAMVNPIIYYWMNNRFRVYFRQIICQCCCLRPNFKQDLELPTVKHGSQSEVIGRSRSGRLQRSVSTQWRRSTQEMRLRHLGAKSHLILHTTVFKEPICPDPRVNGNSVCS, encoded by the exons ATGGGTGAGGTGGACTTCGCCAAGCTCTACAACTGTACGGCTCTCCTGCTCGACAAGGATCCCTTCGTGAACGTCAGCTCGGTGTGGGTGCTGAACCGCAGCCAGGTCCTGGGCGTACTCGGGCCGGTGTTTGACGACTACGACGATTCTCTCAGCTCTGACCGCAGGGGTGTCCTCAAGGACTTCCTCACTGACTGCCTGTACCCGTTATTGCAGCGACCCAACGACCTCGCCTGGTGGCAGAAGGCTGTCTGGTCTTCAGTGTTCGCCGTCATGCTGCTAGTTGCCACCGGTGGGAACACGATTGTCATGTGGATAGTTTTGG CACACAGACGCATGCGGACAGTGACTAACTACTTCCTGGTGAACTTGAGTGTATCAGACCTCATGATGTCACTGTTGAACTGTATCTTCAACTTTATCTTCATGCTCAACTCACATTGGCCCTTTGGTTCATTTTACTGCACCGTCAATAACTTCGTAGCCAATGTGACAGTCGCCGCTTCCGTCTTCACCTTGGTAGCAATCTCCATAGACAG GTACATGGCTATTGTAAGACCACTACAGCATCGTATGTCGCGATGTACAGCTCGTGCCGCTGTAGCTGTAATTTGGACCGCCAGTGCGCTACTGGCTGTTCCTTGTCTTCTCTACTCCAGGATAATGGTGAAGag GTACAGGAATGGTCAAACTCGGACCGTATGCTATATGTTGTGGCCTGACGGAAGATACCCCTTCTCAATGGCTGAATATGT ATATAACCTAGTGTTCCTAAGCCTGACGTACCTGGTGCCAGTGGTAGCGATGGCGGTGTGCTATACGTTGATGGGTCGCGAGCTTTGGGGCAGCCGTTCCATCGGGGAGCAGACCCAACGTCAACTGGACGCCATCAAGTCCAAGAGAAAA GTGGTGCGAATGTTCATAATAGTGGTGGCAATATTCGCACTATGCTGGCTTCCATACCACGGCTACTTCATTTACGCATACCACAACAATTCCGTAGCCGCAAGCAAATATGTGCAGCACATGTACCTGTCCTTCTACTGGCTGGCGATGAGCAACGCCATGGTTAACCCCATCATATACTACTGGATGAACAATAG GTTCCGCGTGTACTTCAGGCAGATCATCTGCCAGTGCTGCTGCCTGCGCCCAAACTTCAAACAAGACCTGGAGCTGCCAACGGTCAAACACGGCAGTCAGAGTGAAGTCATTGGTCGGTCAAGATCCG GTCGCCTCCAGAGGTCAGTGTCTACACAATGGCGACGGAGTACACAAGAGATGCGTCTGAGACACCTGGGAGCGAAGTCTCATCTGATACTGCACACGACCGTGTTCAAGGAGCCCATCTGCCCCGATCCCCGTGTCAATGGCAACTCAGTATGCAGCTAG